The Catenulispora sp. MAP5-51 genome has a window encoding:
- a CDS encoding ABC transporter ATP-binding protein, whose translation MTPAPTGEPRRAPDRRTALTALGLGWRSAPLGTAGLLALTVVLGLLPAAAAWTGKLLFDEIARGRQADAGRATWLALAAALLTFAGVAGDLVSGQTVKYVQRAVSLRVQDTLYRHVNGFPGLRYFEDPVFQDRLRLAEQGALAAPQGMTDLLTGTLRSTVAVTGFLGAVLVVWPPIVPLLALAAVPAYLGQRALGRRHVLVTEQNIATVRKRYFYQQLLTDAGTAKEVRLYGLGSLFHGRMLSALRTTSGADLAVERRGSVLQGALALLTAAISVIGAVAVVRGVVDGRLSVGDAALFTAAVAGVQTAVSGTVAQLARAGQTLRLFRHYLDVVEAPSDITGGHSPVAPLREGIELRDVWFRYDPAGPWILRGVDLFIPHGSAVGLVGLNGAGKSTLVKLLCRFYEPEQGRILWDGVDVRELSIDDLRRRIGATFQDYCRYDVSAAENIGIGDMTRLDDLPAVRRAAQEAGIDETLSGLRHGYRTLLSRIFLDSDRERGLALSGGQWQRVALARSLMRQDADLLILDEPSSGLDAAAEHQIHRALAARRAGRTSLLISHRLNTLRDADLVVVLADGGISERGSHDELMAADGQYAQLFRLQAAGYQDQQVGAS comes from the coding sequence GTGACTCCAGCGCCGACCGGGGAACCCCGCCGCGCGCCGGACCGGCGGACGGCTCTGACCGCCCTGGGCCTGGGCTGGCGCTCGGCTCCGCTCGGCACCGCCGGGCTGCTGGCCCTGACGGTCGTGCTCGGCCTGCTGCCCGCCGCGGCCGCGTGGACCGGCAAGCTCCTGTTCGACGAGATCGCGCGGGGCCGGCAGGCCGACGCCGGCCGCGCGACCTGGCTGGCGCTGGCCGCGGCCTTGCTCACGTTCGCCGGTGTCGCCGGCGACCTCGTGTCCGGCCAGACGGTGAAGTACGTCCAGCGCGCCGTCTCCCTGCGGGTGCAGGACACGCTGTACCGGCACGTCAACGGCTTCCCCGGGCTGCGCTACTTCGAGGACCCGGTGTTCCAGGACCGGCTGCGGCTGGCCGAGCAGGGCGCGCTGGCCGCGCCCCAGGGCATGACGGACCTGCTGACCGGGACGCTGCGCAGCACCGTGGCCGTCACCGGCTTCCTCGGCGCGGTCCTGGTCGTCTGGCCGCCGATCGTGCCGCTGCTCGCTCTGGCGGCCGTCCCGGCCTACCTCGGGCAGCGGGCTTTGGGGCGGCGCCATGTGCTGGTCACGGAGCAGAACATCGCGACGGTGCGAAAGCGGTACTTCTACCAACAACTCCTCACCGACGCCGGAACGGCGAAAGAGGTCCGGCTCTACGGCCTGGGTTCCCTGTTCCACGGCCGGATGCTCAGTGCCCTGCGAACCACCTCCGGCGCGGACCTGGCGGTCGAACGGCGCGGCTCGGTCCTGCAAGGCGCCCTCGCGCTGCTGACCGCCGCGATCTCCGTCATCGGCGCGGTGGCGGTGGTGCGCGGTGTCGTGGACGGCCGGCTCAGCGTCGGCGACGCCGCACTGTTCACCGCGGCGGTGGCCGGCGTGCAGACGGCGGTGTCCGGCACCGTGGCCCAACTGGCCCGCGCCGGGCAAACGCTCCGACTGTTCCGGCACTATCTGGACGTCGTCGAGGCACCCTCCGACATCACCGGCGGCCACTCCCCCGTCGCCCCGCTGCGCGAGGGCATCGAGCTGCGCGACGTGTGGTTCCGCTACGACCCGGCCGGCCCCTGGATCCTGCGCGGCGTCGACCTGTTCATCCCGCACGGCTCGGCCGTCGGCCTGGTCGGCCTGAACGGAGCCGGCAAGAGCACCCTGGTCAAACTGCTGTGCCGCTTCTACGAACCCGAACAGGGCCGGATCCTCTGGGACGGCGTCGATGTCAGGGAGCTGTCGATCGACGACCTGCGCCGCCGGATCGGCGCCACGTTCCAGGACTACTGCCGCTACGACGTCAGCGCCGCCGAGAACATCGGCATCGGCGACATGACGCGGCTGGACGACCTGCCGGCCGTCCGGCGGGCCGCGCAGGAGGCCGGAATCGACGAGACACTGTCCGGACTGCGCCACGGCTACAGGACCCTGCTGAGCCGGATCTTCCTGGACAGCGACCGCGAACGCGGCCTGGCGCTGTCCGGCGGGCAGTGGCAGCGGGTCGCCCTGGCGCGCTCGCTGATGCGCCAGGACGCCGACCTGCTCATCCTCGACGAACCCAGCTCAGGCCTGGACGCGGCGGCCGAGCACCAGATCCACCGGGCACTGGCCGCACGGCGCGCCGGACGCACCAGCCTGCTCATCTCGCACCGTCTCAATACCCTGCGCGACGCCGACCTGGTGGTGGTCCTCGCCGACGGCGGCATCAGCGAGCGGGGCAGCCACGACGAGCTGATGGCCGCGGACGGGCAGTACGCTCAGCTGTTCCGGCTCCAGGCCGCGGGATATCAGGACCAGCAAGTGGGGGCGTCATGA